A stretch of DNA from Ricinus communis isolate WT05 ecotype wild-type chromosome 4, ASM1957865v1, whole genome shotgun sequence:
ATTTTAACCTCTCAAACAAATGATCTCCACCAACACCAACAGTTATGAGTAATAAAACCTCAAAATACAAACTGAACGACATCGTTTCCAGTAGCAAGATAAAGCAGCACGACGTCGTTTCCAGCAGATGCAACAGCAATACCCAAATACCCTAAGCAGCAGCAATACCCAACAATTTAGACTCTGATACCATGTTACGTATGAAAGAAGAATATAATGTACATCATCAAAGAAAGtctaacttaaaaataaaggaaaggtGACTATTTATACTCTAACATGGAAATGACTATACTACCCTTacaataaacatttaattacaGTGTTTAATAATGATATCATGGTCTAGCCACGACGCCAAGCCATTAGGCAAAGTCAAGAAACGGTGGCAACCTGCTACCAACGTCGAAGCAAAACCAGCCAAAAGATCAGCAGTAAAATTTTGCCTTCCTGTAGATATGAGAAACTCTGACTTACCACTCATAGCTCGTCATCCTACAAATACCATAAATAATGCTTGAATAGAGACCAGGCTCAACCTCTTTTTTCCAGATGAAATCAACGGCATATTTGTTGTCCATTGTACATGCCACATAGTTATTCAGTGTAAAGGCACCATCTGTGTTGATCTTTACCCATTGCTCAGGAGGAGCATTCCAACTGATCATTCTGTCAATTCTTGTAATGCTCAAAGCAATTCCAATACCATCTCCCCTCCTGACCTCTATGATAGCTTTTGACCAGTTTAAAATATCACCAGTTTGACTTCCCTTACGACCATCAAAGGGCTGGAAGATATCTTCATTTCTCTACTTCCATAACCTCCAATCCGTTACTCCAAACACATAACTCCAAGCAACATTTCCATCAATCTCCATCTTATTCATCAGGTTTAGAAGCATCCAATCTCACAGAGAACAGTTGAAAAATAAGTGATGGAAATTATAGGTACCAACAGGACCCAAACCTGTCTCGCCTGCGGGTAATCTCTTATTACATCCAAAGTGTGCTCCACGTTGTGGAAATACAGTTGAATATTAATCTGTGatgatttattaatatgaattCTGAGATTATTGAGTATGAGTGATCTTgttatatacatgtatatttGCAACGGTTCTTTTGCTATCTATGATCCTATTCTAACGTTCCATTCTAGCTTGGGAAGGGTGGAAGTTACCTTTCTTCCTTAGGAAAGAAACGTTGCTCCTTTTCTCTGTTTTGATGCCTGTGATGATCTGGTTTCCTGTGATGATACAGTCTGAGGCCATGACCAACAGTCTTTGTATATTGGTTCTTCCTGGAGGTCCTGGACTATTGGTCCTTGCTGGTTGTGCTTTGGTCTTGTTcctcaacactccccctcaaggtgggttcaaataaattaatgaaaccCATCTTGGTGAGAAGCCTATGATGATGAGATTTGTCAAGGGCCTTAGTAAAGATGTCTGCCAATTGTTCATTGCTCCTGATGAATGGGGTTTCAATTTCTCCAGATTGAACCTTTTTCCTTATAAAGTGACAATCTACTTCGATGTGTTTAGTGCGCTCGTGAAAAACGGGGTTTGAGGCAATATGTCTTGCTGCTTGATTATCACAGTACATCTTTATTGGTTCTTTGATCTTAATCCCCATATCTGTAAGAACTTGCTTGATCCATATTAGTTCGCTGGCTGTTAATGCCATTGCTCTATATTCTGCCTCTGCACTGGATCTGGCAGTTACAGTTCGTTTCTTGCTTTTCCAAGTTACTAGATTGCCACCCACAAATGTACAGAAGCCAAAGGTTGATTTCCTGTCACAGTTTCcggcccaatctgcatcagaaaAGCCAACAATATCATTTGAACtgttatttttcatccaaatCCCTTGGCCATGAGTCCCCTTGAGATACCTAAGAATCCTATTGATGGCATCTAAATGACTAGTGCGAGGTGCATGCATGAACTGACTTACCACACCTACAACGTAAGTGATGTCAGGTCTGGTTACCGTGAGATAAATTAGTTTCCCTACTAGTCGTTGATAGTGCCCTATATTGTCTAAGGGATTGCCGTCTTCAAGGTTAAGTTTAACTTTAGTCTCCATTGGTGAATCTACAGGTTTTACTCCTAGTTTccctatttcttttaatagatCAAGGACGTACTTTCTTTGGGACAGAAATAGACCTTTATGAGATTTGGCTATTTCTATTCCAAGAAAGTAGGACAGTTGTCCGAGATCTTTGAtgtcaaattcttcttttaattttcgtTTTACTTCctcaatttcttcattattggtgcctgttataataatatcatcaacataaatgAGAATAATGATGGTGCAGAAATGAGTATGTTTAACGAACATAGAAGAATCGGATGcaattttaatgaaattgagttttaaaaggaaaaggcTTAGCTAGGCATACCACACTCTTAGAGATTGTTTCAATCCATAGATGGCCTTTTTTAGTTTACATACCATGGATTGGTTGGTGGTGGCCTCATAACCTGGGGGAGGAGTCATATATACCTCTTCTTCGAGAGTCCCTTGGAGGAAAGCATTTTTTACGTCCATTTGATATAGGCTTCATCCCGAGTTAGTAGCGATAGACAATAAAATGCGAACGGTGCTCATTTTTGCTACAGGCGCAAAGATTTCCTGATAGTCTACCCCATATGTTTGAGTAAACCCCTTTGCTACCAATCTAGCCTTATATCGCTCAATTGTTCCATCatgtttatatttgattttatataccCATTTGCACCCAACATGTTTTTTATCTTGTGGTAGAGGAACTAATGTCCAGGTGTCATTTTTTTCAAGGGCCTGAAGCTCCTCTTTCATGGCCTGACACCATTTAGGATCGGTattagcctcgtagaaggaagATGGCTCAGTATGGGAGATGAGTTTATCTAGGTAGTTCCTATATGAGTTGGATATGTTATGGTAGCTAGTGAAGCTTTGAATAGGATACATCACCTTGTGAGACACATAGTCCCTAAGTCTGACTGGTGATCTAGAGGGTCTGGATGATCTGCGTGGAGCGACTTCTTCAACTAATGATCTATCTCCCCCTGAAGAAGTGTCCTCGGGAATTGTACTGACTCCCCTTGAAGGTTGGGCCTCGGGATTTGGTGCAGAAGCTGTCTCCTCGCATGGCGGAAGTGGAAGGGCTGAGCTatcaaaagataaagaattaTCTGGAAATAACAAAGAGGACCCATGAGAGGGGTGCGGGTTAGTAAAATAAGGTGTACATTCATCAAATGACACATCCCTAGAGATATAGGTCTTGTGGGTGCACGGGTCATATCACTTATATCCCTTTTTTGTTGAAGAATACCCTAAGAATACTGTTTTGACAGAACTAGGTTCCAGTTTATGAGAACATTTAACATGAGCAAAGGCGGTGCACCCAAAAACTCTAATGTGTCCTAGTTCAATTTTTCTACCCTTTAGAATTTCAAGAGGACTCAGATTGTTTAGTTTTGGACTAGGGAGGTGGTTAATGAGGTAGGCAGCAGTTTGGAGAGCATCAGACCAAAAAATTATAGGAACgttattttgaaaaagtaaGGATCTAGTAACTTCAAGAACATGACGATTTTTCCTTTCACAGACTCCATTTTGCTCAGGAATGTAAATGCAGGTAGTTTGGTGCAAGATGCCTGTAGTGGAgaaaaaatcagaaaattatttattgatatattcaGTACCGTTATCAGATCTGAAGATTTTAATGTTGGTATTATATTGGTTTTGAATGAAGTTGtagaaattttgaaaacacgcgaaaactttatttttcccTTTTAGCAAATAAACCCACGTAAGGCGAGagaaatcatcaataaaggtgacaaaataacaaaaatgattGTAGGAGATACAGGAggcaggtccccaaacatcagagTGAATTAAGTCAAACATTTTGGTTGAAGTGGTGGAGGATATAGGAAAGGGAAATCTAgtatgctttgaaaatttgCAAGTGTCACAACaaccaaaattaatttttagacaAAATAATTGATTCAAAACTTTATCAGCCGGATGCCCAAACCGCCTATGAAGTAATGTGCTATGGTCGAGAGATTTGGAGAGAAGACATTGATTGATAGGGTCAGTAAGGTAATATAATCCATTTTCAAGGTATCCCtcaccaatcgtcttcccGGTGGTGCGATCTTGAAATATTACAAAAGATGGTGAGAAAATTACATTACAATTTAAAGAACGAGTTATTTTACTAACAGATAATAAATTGGAGGTAAAATTAGGTAATAAAAGAATGTCATGAATTGAATTAGTATTATGTAATAATTTTGAGGAGCCAAAACCAGAGATTTCAGCTTAGCCTCCGTTTGTAACGATCACATGTTGAGAGTCGGTAGGAACAAAATTGTGTAATTTTGTTGAGTCCCAAGTCATGTGATCGGTTGCACCGGAGTCAATAATCCATTTagaagatttttttataattttgggaTACTAAACCTGTCCCACGGGACTGCTGAAGCTGTAAAATAGACTGGAGTTGAGACAAAATTTGAGAAACTTGGTGATTCTCTATTAGGCCAGAAGTTGGTTGGGCTAGCCGGTTAGGCCTAGAGTCGGAATTGGCCCAGGAGTTCTTGGTTGTGGGCTGGGCTCGAGTTTGAAGTGGCCCAGGCAGTGGTGGCAGATGGCCGGGCCCGTGGAGTGGCAGGCGGCCCCATTCGGACCAATGTGGATCGCGGAGTCGGGTCGGGTGGAATTAAATGACCCATTTCCGACACTGAACGCATCATAACCCTTAAAAGAATTTGCCCTCTCGTCCCTCTCGTTCGTCTCTCCTTTCTCTCCCTCGTTTTCCTCGGCTAGACGTCGGACGGAGATGCGGATGAAGATGCCAGCAGCACTCGGAGGTGTGACCTTGCTTTTTGCAATGGTCACATCTCTCGACTCTTCCTCGTGAGTGAGAAGCGAATGCCCTATTTTTTGTGTTGCCTTGGCTCGTTATTGTTCCCATAGTGGCTCGCCTTGTCTCCTCTTGTTGAACAAAGGCGATGACTGCGTCGAGGCTGGGGAGCTTGCTGGACAATAGCACTTGCGACCGAACTGCTTCGTAGCTCAAATCGAGCTCGCCGAGGTAAGTGAACACAAGGTCCTGCTCCGCCCTCTGTCTTATTTCTTCGGGGTCTGTAGTGGGTGAGAGGTAGCTCTGTAGCTCCTCCCACCGAGTCAGAATCTCAGTTGCGTAATGTGCGCAAGACCGAGTCCCCTGTTTTACTTGAGATAATTCATGTTTCAGATTGAATATGTGCGCATAGTTTTGTTCTTGaccatataatttttttaacttttcccATATGGCCTGTGATGATGCCAGCAGCATGCATAGCCTGGCAATCTGAGGCTCAATCGTGTTGGTCAGAAGCGACATGACCATATGGTCAGTCGTCTGTCAATCTTCGATTGCCTCAATCTCCTCTTTTGTGGGTTGATTGGGATCGATTGGCTGTGGCTTCTTTCGGGTCTCTGtaataaaccctaatttttttctGCCACTGAGGCCGATGTATACTGCTCTCGACCATTGAAAGTAATTTTGATTGCCTGTTAGTGTGATGTTGGTGAGTTTGGTAAGATCGTTTTGAGACATGATAAGAAATTTGATTGGTTGGATTTGAGATTGTGTGGGTAGGTGATGACAGGATCACTCCTGCTCTGATACTATGTGGAAATACAGTTGAATATTAATCTGTGATGATTTATTGATATGAATTCTGAGATTATTGAGTATGAGTGATCTTgttatatacatgtatatttacAACGGTTCTTTTGCTATTTATGATCCTATTCTAACGTTCCTTTCTAGCTTGGGAAGGGTGGAAGTGACCTTTCTTCCTTAGGAAAGAAAAGTTGCTCATTTTCATTGTTTTGATGCCTGTGATGATCTAGTTTTCTGTGATGATCCAGTCTGAGGCCATGACCAACAGTATTTGTCTGTTGGTTCTTCCTGGAGGTGCTATACTATTGGTCCTTGCTGGTTGTGCTTTAGTCTTGTTCCTCAACACACGTCGAGATTGCATCTAGTACATTTGTCCTTTTTGCATAAATGCCTCCTCTTCCTATTAGCATTCGTCagcaatttttctttcactggaagccaaaaaaaataatctaattCTTTGAGGTCCCATCCAGCTCCAAATAATTTTGTACATTTTGTCCACCACTGCCCAAGTGAATCACAGTATAAGCAGATTTAGCGGTGAAATGCCCATTAGACGTATGCTTCTAGTAAACTATATCTTCACTTGCATCATTGCTTGGCAGGAACATGGCAGCAGTCTTGGTCGAGATCGAGGGaggtaaaaaaagaataaataaatcccACACATCCACAAACTTGCACTTAAAATTGTTTTCAAAGTAAATCTTAATATTGAAACATTAAAAATGTATTTtcatattgattttaattttatcatcaaataaattatcaacTAAAATTCAGCAGCAATTCTACTAATAGCCATTCCATCATTcaaataaatgaacaaatagTCATAAATATTAGATCTTTATGACAAAAAGTTAACAATTTTAATACATCTGTCAtttcctaaaaaaaaaaaatctagttTTCCATCCATTTCCATTCTATGTTGCAATATGCAGAAGAATTGTAAATCTTTGTGAATCAAGCTTGAAAAAGGATAGGCTCTTTTTTCCTTGTTCACTCAAGAGTTCTCTCCAAAAATtctaagattttaaataaaattaataagaaagagTCTTCGacgtattaaaaaatgaatcaaCAACTCTAATCTTACAATTCCCTAAATTGTTAATCATGCTATCAagactaaaattaaatgaaatatcaaattacataaataaaagaaaaaactatcggcaaaatataaatttattcaacAGTTAAGCCTTCTTTACATGCAGATGAAACTCAAATGTCTGAAAGCCCATTGTTTCAAGTTTGCATGGTAAAAGAAATCTCAACCCTGtcatatcatcaaaataaaactaaactagcCCATGAAAGTAGAAAGACCATACCTCGCTCTGCAATGGGACTCTTCTcacacaaaaaaataaaaagtgctCAAAATATGTCATCGGTCATATATAATTGCTTAACAACAACAGTCaaaattatgtaaatataattGTTGGAAACAATACATCAGTGCTAGACTGTTACCTAAAAACCAAACTGCGTACATCAGGTGTTAAACTGATGAAAACCTAAGAGGAATATTTGGAGAGAAGAAAGCAATACGAACAACGATACAGCTTTTAGTTGACCCCATAACTTTTTGGCAGCAGCAGGTACAAGGAAACTTTAACCAAAATGGCTAATTAATAACCCAAGACTTCCAAATCCAGAAAATATTGATCAGATTCGGGACGCTTCTTTGTTTTTGATGCTTCCATTTTCAGGTTTTCTTTCGACCTGATACATACAATACCAGTtctaaagaagaagagaatttTGTGAGAGGTGCATAAACGGATAACATAATGGAAGTAAACTCCCATATGGTAGTGTTGAAAGATCAACTTACAAAGTCGAATACGTTTGTCAGCAACTAGCATTAACAATACAATACAACATAAAGCAAACTGCACATTTCATGAGATTCATAAAAGACAgcctataaatttataaaattaaaagatgtaAGAACACTTCATGTACTAGCAAGAAAAGCAAACAGCTTCTTCTCAAATAGCATTGTCCCGGTACTGTCCACGTTCCAGCTGGAAAGAAAGCATGCAAAAGTTGCTGCAGAATTAAAGCTCTCGAACAATAAACCATGAATTGGCAGCGTTTTTTCCCTCACCCGGCTACAAATCGGACTCGCCCTTTCTTAAAATCTTTCAACAAATGCATCTTATGCCCCTAACTAAACACAGATTAAAACACCACACCTAGGGAGAGAGAGATAGCGAGGAACTTGAATGAACAGTAAAAGTCGGAAAAACAAACTTGAAGAAGATGGGCACCAAGACTATtcacagtttttttttttttttggtgagGTTACATGATCTGGCTATCTTGAAAGACTAGTGGCATAGCTAAATAAACTACCAACACCATCACATATATATCATGAAGAGAGATAgattagataaatataaagatgGCGTcgtcttgttttttttttttttgctattaataactaattaccAGCCCAAAGAGAGTGCAGCTTTGACGTCTAATCTCCATGCAAACCCACCGCTATCCATTCTCCACACGTCACAAGGTACTGTTATCGATCTCCTCTCTTTAACATTCCTACACGTGCTCTGATTTTGCACCCTCACCTTACACGTCCACGCTCTGTTATTCCCTACCCTCTCCGCCTCCATCACCGTGACTTTGTCTTTCATCACCAACCACACCACCACCTCACCTCTTCTCCAATCCTCTCCCTGGCCCGCCATCTTCTTGTACGCTTCGTTCGTCCACGTCACCCTTCCAAAACCATCTGATATAAACCCAGGACACGTATCTCTCTCCAGATTCATCCTCTTTTCTTCATCTGTACGCCCTAATCCGTCCAAATTCACCCACGTGTCCGTTATACATTCCACCGTTACGCATGATCCCATAACCACTCTCATGATCTGAGGATGGGTCACCACGTTCTGGTGATCTACTGACATGCCAAACAACATCGTACCATGATGAGTACCATTTCCATTATTGCTGCCAAAACTAAGCCATGTAGGCCCGCTCTTTCCTTGCTTTGGTGATAGTAAGTCAGGTGTCTCCGGCAACAGAGGCAGTGTCACCACCGCCGTACCTACTTTCTCCTCGCTCAGAAccttttttttcctattattGTTACCATTTTTACACCTCTTATTGTTGGTATTGTTACCGTTTGTTTTGTTGCATCTTCTCTTGCCTCTGCTTGACCTGGAACCAACCTCATCTATCTCTGGTGAAGATGAAAAGGTGTTTGCCGGTTTAGGCGCGATCGGCCGGAATTTTAGCATTATACGATCTATTGTTGACATATCATAACCAGCGCTACCTTCACCTCCTCCTCCACCGTATCTAGCTATGCAGCAACCTCCTCTACCAtccatttttccttttcactcctctctctctctctctctctctcactatTTTTTGCCGGTCTGTTTCTGTTTTATCTTccctttgattttattttttcagaaaatGTTTTATCTTCCACTAGGTGCAGCAGCATTTATAAGAACTGTAGGCACGACGCGTGTGAAATCCTGACACGTGTGTAATAGTATGGTTTAACAGCGCAGAAAGGGGATTGGTTGAGAAGAGTAACGTGGCATTGGGAAGTTTACTAGTGGAGCCCATGAGGGTTGAGACATTTCTGATTGGGCCCCACGGAGCGACCAATAGGGTTGGTAGGAGTGTCATGTCCTTGAGACAAAAGAAGGGACGCGTATGCATCTGTCCTCGTGCAATGTGTCAGGGTTAAGAGGGgctctctttccttttccatcttgaagttaatttttattttgtgatagTTCGAGAAGGAGGACACATGGACCAATCGCGATTGATAGTAGCCATGAATCATGATGAAAGACCAAAGGTTTTTCGGTAGGGGAACATGGAGACACGTGGACGGTAGATGTGTGATACCGGTATTCGGCGGGGTCTGAGACGTGTGATATAAACTTTGGATGTGGAAGAGAGGGGGGAGGGTTTATTCTGTATGTGCGGATGGAGTCTGGGGATTGGCATTGCAGCAGTCAGCAGAGAGCTGTATTGGTAGGAAACGAGTATGCACATGTGGTTGATACTGAAACTCTGCAAGTGGGTTTTACATGTGTACAAGTAGGAGCATTGAAAGCTGAGCAGTGTAATTATACCTGGAAAGAAAATTGTAATCTTTCTGTGTTCCCTTTTTACcactgaaaataaaatagagattaGGAGAAGGAGTATCTGTTGAGGTTTGATCAGGGTTGTACAAGGCTCCACCGAAAAACGTACTGGggtataattaaattttggttATCCAAATGGGCCACATATGCACGTGAGAATTGTTCATATGATAGGTCACCAAAATTATCCCAAAACACATCTTACATTCAAGAATAATGATATTGGGAGATATGAAGAATTGCATGCAGGTGACCGTTGTTGTATCCCTGTCACAACTCGCTGCTAAAACCATTATCCACTGATTTGGCACGCCAACTGTTACAATGTTGCCGCAAGGTGGTAAATCGCATGGAATATGTATCGGgtgacaaaaaataaaatatattatctaataaaatttatggatataagtaaattcttttatgatagagtattattatcataaataaattaaattagatacaaaataaatgatatgataagtaataataaattagaatgTAACTGTTTCTAAATTAGATTATACttactattaatattaataacgtcttttttcttttaactactttcgattttaattagcaaaccgactttatatttaaattcaaacataaaagaaattatatagttAATTTGTTCGCtcgaaattatttttaaaatatttccttaattttaaagctttcatatattttgcaATTTCAGATTTCTAATGCagtatttttcttcattttgaaATAACGAGAGAAGCAaacattataataatattgcatttatcctatatataatatttacataatgtatttttttttgtaattacgAAACTATGTCgcaattaaaaagataaaaggagCTGAAAATACATTAAAACGAAACTATATTCTCTTAAACAGGGCCGCGGAGagaatattaaaagaaagagatattagtttcaacaaaaaagaaaaactacatataaaataaagggTTGATTGATGAAATAAAAGGGATAGGCATTGTGATgtatttttgaaaatcttttagGACTTGAATGTAAAAGAAATCCcgaataaagaaaagaatggcAACATTGTAAAAAGAAGAGTGTAAGTAGCTAGTTAGTCATTGAAAGATGACTTATTCCCAGTGGCGCATGCATTTTAGTAAAAGTGAGAATGAGTTGTTTAGATTTATAGAAGACAAGAGGATCTGATCTCTATGTCTATTCATTAGAAGTTGTACCAATAGATTAGGGTCACCTTTCATAATCCATACCAGAGGGAAGAGTTCCTGTGGCAGATCCAAGGGCCATGGAGTATTAACTCCCTAGGACCCTTTGGATATTGCGATTGACTaatgttattttgtttttttaccttttttctttaaatataatttagctcttttttttctttgtttatcagaatattttaaaaaaagtttatcCATCCTTTTATGTATCAAAgctgatttattttttatacggAGTAAATCAAATAATCATAGGAATCTTCAGTGTATAAAGGAGATGCCTTCACTAAGATTAATAAAtgtttttttcaataataaaatatacataaatctTATCTTTTTATGAACCTTCCAGTCTTCTTTTATAAGAGATtcttaaatagaatttatgtATACATTAGCGATGATATaagtgttttatattttaaatatatttcataatttaaaatatataaatatatgtcagttatctattaatttaatatataggtATAAACTAAGactagataaaaaaatttatgctaGTGCAAGATTGATTATGAAAGGCCACATTGATCtgaaaatcaatattattaaataataatgacaGAGCCCATGAGTTGAGTTAATCTATATACGTTGCAGTTTTGAATTCCAACGACCATTTGTCATCGAATGGATCTCTACCATCCACATGGCACTTATTAGATTGTGTTATCAGCTTTAGTGCTGGCCCAGAATTCCTGGGAATACTGATTCTGCCCAACACATCCTTCATTGATTAGGGTTTACCGTTTTGCTTCACATTCATAGCTTTGAATAGTTTTCTTCGCTTATTGGACAACGAAGCCTATTCACATCAATGGTGGATAGAGATTACTTCTTCAATTCATCGAGTcacattttatcttttttatatatatatatatggaatctctctttctaataatGGAAgttaaaaatctttaaaaatggCGAGACAGTCTGATGCTCTGTCTACCAGATAACGACATATGGGATTCTGTTTCTTAACC
This window harbors:
- the LOC8266341 gene encoding uncharacterized protein LOC8266341, with translation MDGRGGCCIARYGGGGGEGSAGYDMSTIDRIMLKFRPIAPKPANTFSSSPEIDEVGSRSSRGKRRCNKTNGNNTNNKRCKNGNNNRKKKVLSEEKVGTAVVTLPLLPETPDLLSPKQGKSGPTWLSFGSNNGNGTHHGTMLFGMSVDHQNVVTHPQIMRVVMGSCVTVECITDTWVNLDGLGRTDEEKRMNLERDTCPGFISDGFGRVTWTNEAYKKMAGQGEDWRRGEVVVWLVMKDKVTVMEAERVGNNRAWTCKVRVQNQSTCRNVKERRSITVPCDVWRMDSGGFAWRLDVKAALSLGW